Within Spinacia oleracea cultivar Varoflay chromosome 4, BTI_SOV_V1, whole genome shotgun sequence, the genomic segment TTCTTCGAAAATCCTCTGAGAATAAGAGAGATGGTGAGAGAGGATCATAAAACCTTGTATAACACTTGGCAATAAAAGACGATCACCATCTTACGTATTTCAATAATATCAACGAATAGAAAAACAAATATAATGTATCTGATAACAAAAGCAGAAAACAAATTAAGTAATTGCATCCCTTTAGGAGTGATGAGCTGCTAACCTTGTTTTCCATTACACGAGCTAGTCTATTCTTTTGCTGAAGGTCACTTTCATGACGTTGCCTGCTGAGTTCAACCTCAAGCTGTAATGTTATTTTCAAGACCGGTTAGCTTTTCTAAATCTGGTAAAAGCAGCACATGCACTTTGCGAAGCAATTAAGTTTTGCAACAGGAAAGAAAGAATAATAAAGAGTCTGGTAATTAAGTTTGCttccatttatgcacatcttAGCATATCAAAAGTCTCAGCCTTATATGGCACACAGTAACTTAAAAATCGAAGATACTAACTGGAGAGAGCACAATTAAATGTCTGTTCCATACAGTAGCTCCTCGTGAAGCCCGCTTTTTTGACCAAAGAAAGATTGGAGCTGAGTACTAAAAATCATTGCTATAGGGGTAATAAAGAGAGCAACAACAGAagcatttcatatttatgactGACCAATATATGTCCATAAACATGTATGCAATAGGATTACCAGGTCTGAAAAAGAAGGCATAACCACCCCAATAAAAGTGTTTACGCCAATTGAAATTAAAGTTAACTTAAAAATTTTAGACACAAAAACCAGAAACCATATGAAGGCAAGTCGGGTACAGTGTTCCCGGGTCCATTTTTGTAGACATTTCCCATACAGTGTTCCCAGATCTAATGCAACACATAATAGGCCCTCTGTCCAGACTTGAGTATCCCAATTGAAAAGCCAAAGTTTGTGAAGTGGTCAGACAATAATTCAAAAATATCATGATGCTAATATGTACATGCATATTCCAAAATCCTCTAGAAAAATAGTTTCTGGAGACACTGCTTTCAtagttttaaattattataataatataagtaaacGAAAATGAGACTCAAATTCAGACACATCTTTTTCTTTAGGAAAACCTTAGCTTCTGGGAAGTAATCTCTAAATTTTTGGTGTAACTGTATAATACAGAACCAAGTACGTAGAAACAATTCGAGTTTAAATCTACCTGTTGCTCACGCTCATGCAGAAGCTGTTCCTCAACCAAGCGTTGCTGATATGCAGCTTCAATTAATGGAGCAGCCTCCTCTCTCTTAGCTCTCTCAAGATAATCCATCTGCTTGCTCAACTTCTGAAGTTTTTTCTCCATTTCTTGTTTCTCTCTCAGCTGCTCATTAAGAGCCAGCTCCATCAACGCTTGCTTAGTCAACTTATCCTGAAATGACGTACATCACACAAAATTATAGCACCCACATGCAAGCAATATGAAGAAGTATTTTCAGAAAATAACTCACCCCTTCTATAATTGGTTTCttcttatttttggaaaactttTCCATAAGTAGAGCTTTTGCTTCTTCCCTCTCACGTTCTTCGATTTCATTTTGGATGCGCTGAATTTTCCTCTTCTCGAATTCAATTGCAAGTCGTTTTTGTTCAGCTTCCTCAGTATTTTTTTGTAGCTTTAGTCTCTTCAACTCTTCCTCACGttcctttcaagacaacaaATATGTAAAGTCTCTGAAACAGAACTGCCTAGGTAAAAGGTACAGCAATTAATGAACAAACCTTCTCCAAAAGCTGGCGTTCTTGTTCCTCTTTGCGCTGTTCAATTATTGCTTTACGAGCAAGAAGCTTCTTGTGTTCCTTCTCCACAACCTCGGCTAAACCAGGCAAAGTATCTCTGATTTTTGATGCTTTATTTAGGGGAGGATATATCATGGACCTAGCTTTATTCAAAGATGCAGCAAGCGCTGTAAGGTGATTTCTCAAGGTATCAGATTCAAGATCCTGCATTAAACATCATAATGGTTAACATACTTTATCTGGTGCCCCCCTAAAAACCAGAACACCAAAATCTTAACCTAAGCAAAAGACCTATAGGAGTTTAGACGACTCAAAATCCACATGTTAGACGACGCAAAATCAATTAACCGAGATAAGAACCCGAGACAAACATCTGCATACCACAATCTTAATGGAGGCAAAGAACATTAATAAATGCTGGACACGAGAGCTTACCAAAATACTAAACGAAACAGCACCCTTCATATGGTCAACCTTCATGGTTAAGAACTTGTGTTTGACAGCATCTACAGAAATCTTTTCCACaacagaaaaatcaaaaaaggGAATCATCTGGGACAAACTCTCAATGGTCATTGTTTGGTAAACTTGGGAAGCCTGCAATGTCAAAAGTAAGATATAATGACACTCAGGGTAGCTATGGCACAGTATACCAATTTACACTTACAAAATAAATTTAGCAGGGATGCAAACATAATACAAACAGTGCACCTGCTGTAGCAATCTCAGGGTTGCTAGCTTTTCCAAAGCAAGACCATACTTCGACAATTGCACTTCTGGTACAGAAGAAGCTGAAGCGAGTTTCCCGCCAATCTTGGAAATTTTGTTCAACAAGGGCTGGACTTTTAAAGACAAATCCATGGGGAGAAACTCATGCTCTAGAAGATGATAAAGATCTTTCACTTCCGGAAGTACACAAGACATAACACCTTTGGAGACCTGCCAGTtgcaaagaaagaaagaaaagaaaaaatgatGTTAAAGAGAAAAATTTCCCCCCTCAAATTCTCTCTCGAGTTCCCAACACAAGTTATTTTCGTCATACCAGTTCCAAAAGAAGAGCTGAGCGTGAGAGctgtcaaaattcaaaaaaaaaacataaaatagaACCATTAGACTGGCAAGGAGTGGATACACACACACTAGTAATAAACAAAACAAACTAATGGATAAACAAACTAAATTACCACTTCTCTGCTCTCAGGTTTGGGATCCAGATTAAAATTTATAAGATTGGACATCCTCATATTCCGCTCTTTTTCATTCTCGAGTTCCAAATGAGACGCACCACGGGCATGGTCATAAGGAGGGACAGAGAGGGCAGCCAAAACCACAGATGATGCTATGGTCTGCAAATCCTTCTGGCTTAAGTTTTTGTTGAAGTTCTTTTGGAGCAAGAAAAGCTTGAGCCAAGCATAAGCATGATACAGATGGCTTCCAGAAATCCAAAATATTTCGGTCAGCTTGGCATAGTAAACGACCATCAGTGAAGCCTTTGGGGTCTTCTTAACCATACACATCAAGCCATGGATATCTTCTACCGAACGAAATGCTTCCTGGAGGAAGAACAGATGCCTTGTCAGAAAGAAAGTTTATCTCCAATAAAAGATCAATATGTAGAAAGAAAATTTATCTCCAATAAATTATCAACATATCAGCACGTCAGGATTGCACACAAAAAAACACTTATGTCCTAACTAGCAGAACAAACATCTAAGAAAATAGTATTGACTTGAAACATTCAAAAGAGGATCATAATCCTTTGGCTTTGGGTCATAATAAACAATATCAAAATAAGTATTAAAACTGTTCATAGTGAAGTAGAAAATAGTAGTTGTGTAAAAACAATTCAAAgattatttcagatttttcttCGCTCACTAGTAGCTTAAAACATTTTTTCGCAATAGAAATGTGTTTGGTCATTGTCTCACCTGCCAAAGTTCAAGTTCAGTTGCAATCTTTAGTTGCTCAAATCTTGTGTCGAGATACAATTGCAAGCTTTCTGGAGCTGTCAGATCAGGCCTGTCTCGCTGGTCTTTGTATTTATTCAGATTAGACAAATGGTTCCTGATTATTTCACAGAGTCTACGAAATTCTGTGGTACGTTTGTATTGCTTGCAGAATTGAAAAGCCCGATGTGCTGTCATCTACAAAACAACGGAGCAAACTTTGAGCCTCAAATACTTTACACAAGTCATACAAATCACTAAATAACGGCAGGTTAAATTCAGATA encodes:
- the LOC110775431 gene encoding eukaryotic translation initiation factor 3 subunit A encodes the protein MSTFAKPENALKRAEELINVGQKQDALQALHDLITSKRYRAWQKTLEKIMFKYIELCVDMRKGRYAKDGLIQYRIVCQQVNVNSLEEVIKHFMQLSTEKAELARNQAQALEEALDVEDLEADKRPEDLMLSYVSGEKGKDRSDRELVTPWFKFLWETYRTVLEILRNNSKLENLYAMTAHRAFQFCKQYKRTTEFRRLCEIIRNHLSNLNKYKDQRDRPDLTAPESLQLYLDTRFEQLKIATELELWQEAFRSVEDIHGLMCMVKKTPKASLMVVYYAKLTEIFWISGSHLYHAYAWLKLFLLQKNFNKNLSQKDLQTIASSVVLAALSVPPYDHARGASHLELENEKERNMRMSNLINFNLDPKPESREVLSRSALLLELVSKGVMSCVLPEVKDLYHLLEHEFLPMDLSLKVQPLLNKISKIGGKLASASSVPEVQLSKYGLALEKLATLRLLQQASQVYQTMTIESLSQMIPFFDFSVVEKISVDAVKHKFLTMKVDHMKGAVSFSILDLESDTLRNHLTALAASLNKARSMIYPPLNKASKIRDTLPGLAEVVEKEHKKLLARKAIIEQRKEEQERQLLEKEREEELKRLKLQKNTEEAEQKRLAIEFEKRKIQRIQNEIEEREREEAKALLMEKFSKNKKKPIIEGDKLTKQALMELALNEQLREKQEMEKKLQKLSKQMDYLERAKREEAAPLIEAAYQQRLVEEQLLHEREQQLEVELSRQRHESDLQQKNRLARVMENKRIFEERVMSSRHSEFERMRQEREEHIRQVRQARSQERLAKRKMIFYLKSEEERLNRLREEEEARKREEAERRRKEEAERQAKLDEIAEKQRQREQELEEKERLRRQQILVGEPAVRSSETPTPAKPQVEAVPVAPAAAAASAAPAAGKYVPRHLRGKVPSSGQAPPPVRRGAGGGW